The Onthophagus taurus isolate NC chromosome 2, IU_Otau_3.0, whole genome shotgun sequence genome includes a window with the following:
- the LOC139432767 gene encoding tudor domain-containing protein 7B-like translates to MDDIKSKAAELEAIISSVLISNPRRRRMTIRDLDRQFKELNGYRIPFNELGYCTLESYLHSIPHRLIVNGRGYDAELCLIVSQKSAHLYSLDRKHRSPKRPQTEQKSVPFVQRRRSEEFHLRKSPDNNIGNVSSTVQNNTTPNVQHIPTLSYPSLRRPHKIFESVPSTSQNIQNPSTVEEKISNGVNPIALTSKGAIPKNYDNKNNSTTLKKNVPYYIQNRLKELIRNYPEGVHSRKLTELYKKKFKQDLNYSDYGYKSINHFCLALKTIFACKPLVGANLQIYDKDLNLKLEHGTEKDKKDPPLRNKRSLNDNEINLTEMIPEKNSTESNFDDLNQNTTTKACNNEIEEKNDESALENEIKITFHNFGPASLHIVIDTDDKY, encoded by the exons atg GATGACATTAAAAGTAAAGCTGCAGAGCTAGAGGCAATTATATCAAGCGTTCTAATCTCAAATCCACGGCGGCGTCGGATGACCATCAGAGATTTAGACCGACAATTTAAGGAGTTAAATGGATATCGAATTCCGTTTAATGAATTAGGATATTGCACTCTTGAGTCGTATTTACATTCAATACCACACCGTTTAAta GTGAATGGTAGAGGTTATGATGCAGAGCTTTGTTTAATCGTCAGTCAAAAATCTGCCCACTTATACAGTTTAGATCGTAAACATAGATCTCCAAAAAGACCACAAACGGAACAAAAATCAGTTCCGTTTGTTCAAAGGAGGCGTTCGGAAGAATTTCATTTAAGAAAAAGCCCGGATAATAATATTGGAAATGTCTCATCAACAGTACAAAATAATACCACACCAAATGTACAACATATTCCTACTTTATCATATCCTAGTCTACGTCGGCCtcacaaaatatttgaaagtgTTCCATCAACATcacaaaatattcaaaatccTTCAACGgtagaagaaaaaatttccAACGGAGTTAACCCAATTGCCTTAACATCTAAAGGTGCAATACCAAAAAATTACGATAACAAAAACAACTCTACAACATTAAAGAAGAATGTGCCATATTACATTCAGAATcgattaaaagaattaattcgTAATTATCCCGAAGGTGTACATAGTAGAAAATTAACagaattatataaaaagaaatttaagcAGGACTTGAATTATAGCGATTATGGTTACAAATCgattaatcatttttgtttagctttaaaaacaatttttgcttGTAAACCTTTAGTAGGtgcaaatcttcaaatttatgataaagacttaaatttaaaacttgaaCATGGTACtgaaaaggataaaaaagaTCCACCATTACGAAATAAACGAAGTTTAAatgataatgaaataaatttgacagaAATGATACCAGAAAAGAATTCAACAGAATctaattttgatgatttaaatcaaaacactACAACAAAAGCATGCAAtaatgaaattgaagaaaagaaCGATGAATCGGCattagaaaatgaaataaaaattacttttcatA ATTTTGGACCGGCATCTTTACACATTGTCATCGATACCgatgataaatattaa